In Streptomyces sp. Li-HN-5-11, the sequence CTCCAGCAGGGCGCCATCGACGGCGGCATGACGACCGATCCCACGGTGGCCACGATCCTGGACAAGAAGGCGGGCAAGATCCTCCTCGACATGCGGACCCCGGAGGGTTCGCAGCAGGCGCTCGGCGGCCCCTACCCGTCGTCCAGCCTGTACATGCAGACGGACTGGGTCAACAGCCACAAGGAGACCGTCCAGAAGCTGGTCAATGCGCTCGTCAGGACGCTCAAGTGGATGTCCACGCACAGTGCCTCCGAGATCGCCGCCAAGATGCCCGCCGACTACTCCCAGGGCAACAAGACGCTCTACGCCGAGGCGATCAAGAGCACGCTGCCGATGTTCACCAAGGACGGCGTCATGCCGGCCGACGGCCCTCAGACCGTTGAGAAGGTCCTCAAGGCGTTCAACCCCAACATCAAGAACGCCAACGTGGATCTTGACAAGACGTACACCACCGAGTTCGTCGAGAAGGCCACCGGCTGACATCCGTATCCAAGGGGGGACACGGTGTCTTCCCCCGCCCACGAGAGCCGTGTCCTCAGGCGCGGGCCGCCCACACGTAACGGTGTTCCGGGCGGCCCGCGTCGCCGTACCTGAGGGTCAGCCTGGCCCGTCCCGTGCGCTCCAGCAGCTTCAGATAGCGCTGGGCGGTCTGCCGGCTCACCCCGGTCCGGTCGGCGATCTCCTGCGCCGACACCGGCCCTTCGGCCTTCATCAGGCACTGGCGCACGAGTTCGGCGGTGGTGGGGGAGTGCCCCTTGGGCAGTCCGGGCTCCGACGGCGCCGACAGTGCTCCGAAGATCCGGTCCACCTCGGCCTGTTCGGCCTCGCCGCCGCCGTCCAGGGTGCGGCGCAGCTGCGCGTACGCCTCCAGCTTGGCCCGCAGCCCCGCGAAGGCGAACGGTTTGACCAGGTACTGCAGCGCTCCGTGCCGCATCGCCGCCTGTACGGTCGACACGTCGCGGGCAGCCGTCACCATGATCACGTCGGTCTGGTGGCCCAGGCGGCGCATCTCCTGGACGACGGACAAGCCCGTCTCGTCGGGCAGGTAGTGGTCCATGAGCACCAGGTCGAGTCGCGGCAGCGCCTCCAGCCGGCGCAGTGCCTCAGCCGCGCTGTGCGCCTCGCCGGCGACGTGGAAGCCCGGCACCTTCTCGACGTAGGCGGCGTTGACCTGCGCGACCCGGGCGTCGTCGTCCACGACCAGGACCTCGATCATCGGGACTCCTCCTCGGTGGCGGTGGCGGTGGCGGTGGCGGTGGCGGTGGCCGTGAGGGCACTGGTGCTGGTGCTGCCGGCGGCGGTGAGGGCCGGCTGCAGCTCCGCCTCGGCGAGTGCCTCCGGCAGGACGACCGTGAACTCCGCGCCGCCGCCCGGCGCCTCACCCACACTCACGCTCCCTCCCTGCCGCTCGGCCAGCCTGCGCACCAGCGAGAGCCCGATGCCCCGCTTGCCGTGCGCCGGCGGCTTCTTGGTGGACCATCCCTCGGTGAAGATCATGTCGCGCTGGTCCGGGGGGATTCCCGGCCCGGTGTCGCGCACCCTGAGGACGGCGGTGCGTCCCCCGGCGCGCAGTTCGACCTCCACGCGCGCGTGCGGAGTGGCCGCGACGGCGTCGAGCGCGTTGTCGACCAGGTTGCCGAGGATCGTCACCAGTCCCCTGGGGTCGACCAGCCGGTCCGGCAGCAGGGTCCGGTCCGAGACCCACAGCGCGACTCCGCGCTCGGCCGCGACGGTCGCCTTGCCCACCAGCAGGGCGGCGAGGAGCGGGTCCTGGATCTTCTCGGTGACCTGTTCCGCCGTGACCCGGTGGTCGCCGACCACCTCGCCGACGAAATCGACGGCGTCGTCGTACATCTCCAGCTCCAGCAGCCCGAGCAGTGTGTGCATGCGGTTGGCGTGCTCGTGGTCCTGGGCGCGCAGGGCGTCGATCAGGCCGCGCGTGGAGTCCAGTTCGCGGCCCAGTTGCTCCAGCTCGGTGCGGTCGCGCAGGGTGGCGACCGCGCCGCCGTCGTCGGTGGGCATGCGGTTGGCGACCAGGACGCGTTGCCCGCGCACGGTGAGCAGGTCGGTGCCCGTCACCCGGCCGGCCAGGACATCGGCCGTACGGCCCTCGCCGAGCGCCTCGTCGAGCGAGCGGCCCAGCGCCTCGTCACCGATGCCGAGCAGCCGCCGCGCCTCGTCGTTGAGCAGCCGGATGCGGTCGCCGCGGTCGAGCGCGACGACCCCTTCCCGTATGCCGTGCAGCATCGCCTCACGCTCGGCGAGCAGGGCCGCGATGTCCGAGAAGGCGAGATCCCTCGTCTGCCGCTGCACCCGCCGGGAGATCAGCCAGGCGGCCAGCGCGCCGACGGCCAGGGCACCGCCGGCGTAGGCGAGCAGGCCCGGGATCGCGGCGATCAGCCGGGCGCGGACGCTTTCGTAGGCGATGCCGACCGAGACCGCCCCGATGACGCGGTGACCGGAGCCGTACAGCGGCACCTTGCCGCGGGCCGAGCGGCCCAGGGTGCCAGTGTCGATCTCCATGACCTCCCTGCCGGCCAGGGCCTCCTTGGGGCTCGTCGAGACGGGGCCGCCGATCTGCTTCGGATCGGTGTGCGACCAGCGCGTGCCCCGCGTGTCCATCACCACGATGTACTCGGCGTGCGTCGCCTTCCGGATCCGCTCCGCCTCCTTCTGCACGGGGCCGTCGACGGACGGGGCGGTGTTCTGCAGATCCCGTACGACCTGCGGGTTCTGGGCGGTGGTCTCGGCGATGGCGAGTGCGCGGCGCATCGCCTGGTCGTCCAGCTGATGGCTGAGGGGCGCCAGGAACAGTCCGGTCGCGAGGACCGCGACTCCCGCGGCGATCGTCAGCTGCATCAGCAGCACCTGCGAGAACACTCGCCGTGGCAGGCCCAGGCGCCGGCGGCGTGCGGGCGGAGTGGGGCTCATGGGAACGACGGTACGTGCACGAGCGGGCGGTACCCCAGGGGGTGTGGTGGGGATCTCTTGACCGATTCTTGAGGAAGCGGGGCGCCGAAGCGGTTCAGTCCGGACTCGCGCGTGGCCTTCCAACAGCCGCCGCGCCACAGCCTGTCGCGCGTTCAGCCGGCGAGCCGAGCCGTCGTCGGTTCGTGCACCGCCACGACATCCATGCGCGCGGGACCGCCCAGCACCGATGAGCCGCAGCTCTCCGGGCGGGGTGGCAGCGCGGCCCCCTGCGTCACGACCACGTGCCACCGGCGTCCGTCGGTGTGGGCGACGGTCACCTCCCAGTGGGGCGCGGCGCCCTCGGTGCCCACGACGGTCAGCGCGTCCGCCCGGTACTCGCCCGCCGCCGTGCGCACCGCCAGTTCCGCTGCCTGGCCCGGCCGTTCCCAGGCGGTGCGGCCCCGGCAGCCCTCGAGGACGACTCGGCCGTCCCGTGCGCCGCGCAGGACGTCCTTGACGGTGTGCGCCTCGGCCCGGCCGTAGGCGTAGCCGTGGGGCAGGACCAGCACCGTCGGGGAGAAGCGGTGGCCGCCGAGGTGCGTGACCTCCCAGATGCCCTGAACGCCCGAGGAGGAGAGTTCGGTCGCGAGGGGGCGGCCGAGGAGGGCGCAGCACCGGTCGCGCTTGCCGTTGGTGCAGACGAGCGCGAGCGGATCACCTGTGTGGGGCCGGCCCTGGAGCACCGTGTCGAAGGTGTGGTGCTCGCCCCTGCCGAGTGCCGCGAAGTCCAGGTCGAGGAGGTGCTCCGGCTGGGCGGTCATGGCGCTGTGCAGCCATGCGTGCCCGGGCGCGGTGTGGGCCGCGTACACATGCCTCACGGACGGCGTACGGCAGTCGGCGTGCCGCCCGGGGCGGCGGATGAGGGCGACGCGGACGCCCGTGCCCTGCGTGGCGCGCTCCAGGGCACGACCGAGGGCGGGGTCCAGATGGCTCGAAGTGAGCGCCTTGGCGCCCCACGGTCCGGGCTGTTCCAGCAGCAGCCACGTCGTCGCCGTGGCCGCGGTCGCGGACATCGGCTCGTCGAGATACCGGGAAACGGTCG encodes:
- a CDS encoding response regulator: MIEVLVVDDDARVAQVNAAYVEKVPGFHVAGEAHSAAEALRRLEALPRLDLVLMDHYLPDETGLSVVQEMRRLGHQTDVIMVTAARDVSTVQAAMRHGALQYLVKPFAFAGLRAKLEAYAQLRRTLDGGGEAEQAEVDRIFGALSAPSEPGLPKGHSPTTAELVRQCLMKAEGPVSAQEIADRTGVSRQTAQRYLKLLERTGRARLTLRYGDAGRPEHRYVWAARA
- a CDS encoding sensor histidine kinase; protein product: MSPTPPARRRRLGLPRRVFSQVLLMQLTIAAGVAVLATGLFLAPLSHQLDDQAMRRALAIAETTAQNPQVVRDLQNTAPSVDGPVQKEAERIRKATHAEYIVVMDTRGTRWSHTDPKQIGGPVSTSPKEALAGREVMEIDTGTLGRSARGKVPLYGSGHRVIGAVSVGIAYESVRARLIAAIPGLLAYAGGALAVGALAAWLISRRVQRQTRDLAFSDIAALLAEREAMLHGIREGVVALDRGDRIRLLNDEARRLLGIGDEALGRSLDEALGEGRTADVLAGRVTGTDLLTVRGQRVLVANRMPTDDGGAVATLRDRTELEQLGRELDSTRGLIDALRAQDHEHANRMHTLLGLLELEMYDDAVDFVGEVVGDHRVTAEQVTEKIQDPLLAALLVGKATVAAERGVALWVSDRTLLPDRLVDPRGLVTILGNLVDNALDAVAATPHARVEVELRAGGRTAVLRVRDTGPGIPPDQRDMIFTEGWSTKKPPAHGKRGIGLSLVRRLAERQGGSVSVGEAPGGGAEFTVVLPEALAEAELQPALTAAGSTSTSALTATATATATATATEEESR
- a CDS encoding sucrase ferredoxin codes for the protein MSTCSTVSRYLDEPMSATAATATTWLLLEQPGPWGAKALTSSHLDPALGRALERATQGTGVRVALIRRPGRHADCRTPSVRHVYAAHTAPGHAWLHSAMTAQPEHLLDLDFAALGRGEHHTFDTVLQGRPHTGDPLALVCTNGKRDRCCALLGRPLATELSSSGVQGIWEVTHLGGHRFSPTVLVLPHGYAYGRAEAHTVKDVLRGARDGRVVLEGCRGRTAWERPGQAAELAVRTAAGEYRADALTVVGTEGAAPHWEVTVAHTDGRRWHVVVTQGAALPPRPESCGSSVLGGPARMDVVAVHEPTTARLAG